Proteins from a single region of Campylobacter sputorum:
- the rplK gene encoding 50S ribosomal protein L11, whose product MAKKVVGEIKLQIAATKANPSPPVGPALGQQGVNIMEFCKAFNEKTKDMAGFNIPVVITVYADKSFTFITKQPPITDLIKKAVGISKGSDNPLKNKVAKITKAQILDIVDKKIADLNTNDKEQAAKIVAGSARSMGVQVVE is encoded by the coding sequence ATGGCTAAGAAAGTTGTAGGCGAAATTAAATTACAAATTGCCGCTACAAAGGCTAATCCAAGCCCACCTGTTGGACCAGCTCTTGGACAACAAGGTGTAAATATAATGGAGTTTTGTAAAGCTTTTAATGAAAAAACAAAAGATATGGCTGGATTTAATATACCAGTTGTTATAACTGTTTATGCAGATAAAAGTTTTACTTTTATAACCAAACAACCACCTATTACAGATCTTATAAAAAAAGCAGTAGGTATATCTAAAGGTTCTGATAATCCACTTAAAAATAAGGTTGCAAAGATTACTAAAGCACAAATTTTAGATATAGTTGATAAAAAAATTGCTGATTTAAATACTAATGATAAAGAACAGGCTGCTAAGATTGTTGCAGGCTCAGCTCGTTCTATGGGTGTTCAAGTAGTAGAATAA
- the rpoB gene encoding DNA-directed RNA polymerase subunit beta — protein MLNSLRSGNRLRVNYSDIASEIDVPNLLKLQKTSFSYFLDLNAKTAGSGLEKVFKSIFPIHDPQNRLTLEYVGSELGKPKYTVKECIQRGLTYCVNLKMKIRLILHEKDEKTGEKIGIKDIKEQDIYIHDIPLMTDRISFIINGVERVVVNQLHRSPGVIFKEEESPTVVNKLIYTAQIIPDRGSWLYFEYDAKDVLYVRINKRRKVPITILFRALGYTKHDIIKLFYPIKTIYIKNNKFLTDFDPNDYLNRVEYDIKDEKGNVVHSAGKRLTKKKAEKMLEDGLKMVEYPADILIDRYLSSPIIDSQSGEVIYDILSQLDENKLAKILETQTSIQIANDRASGVDNSIINSFIQDAETLKLLKQTEGIEDENDLSAIRIYKVMRPGEPVVKEAAKAFMHDLFFNPERYDLTKVGRMKMNHKLGLDAPEYITVLTSEDIIKTAKYLIKVKNGQGYIDDRDHLGNRRIRSIGELLANEIHLGFVKMQKAIRDKFTAISGNIEEIMPYDLINPKTISTTLLEFFTSGQLSQFMDQTNPLSEVTHKRRLSALGEGGLVKERAGFEVRDVHPTHYGRICPIETPEGQNIGLINTLSTYAKVNDLGFVEAPYRKVVDGKVTNDIVYLTATQEEGLVIAPASAKLDDKGNIVDEILEVRKDGETILAKREEVSLIDLCSGMIAGVAASLIPFLEHDDANRALMGSNMQRQAVPLLKTTAPLVGTGMEAIIARDSWESIKAKRSGIVEKVDSKNIFILGEDEDGPYIDHYSLEKNLRTNQNTTFGEYPIVKKGEFVEANQIIADGPSMEKGELALGKNALIAFMPWNGYNYEDAVVMSEGMIRKDAFTSVHIYEKEIEARELKDGVEEITKDIPNVKEEDLIHLDESGIVKIGTQVTPGMILVGKVSPKGEVKPTPEERLLRAIFGEKAGHVVNKSLYAGASMEGVVVDVKIFTKKGYEKDNRTLKAYEDEKSVLEKEHHDRLLMLDREEMLKVTSLLSKKPLNQDQIIGDVEYKKGSFVPVDVLESMNRFTLNSFVKSFAKNIQKQYDDLKNYFQNEKRKFKEDHDEKLEILEKDDILPSGVVKLVKVYIATKRKLKVGDKMAGRHGNKGIVSNIVPEVDMPYLPNGRPVDIVLNPLGVPSRMNIGQILECHLGLVGWKLGEQIEKILEEKTGEWLKDLRKRMIEIASLSRLTDAKKLLKDMSDEDLLKYARDWSKGVKFATHIFDGVNVDDFVKLFEMAGIDPDGKTILYDGRTGSRINERVHVGCMYYLKLHHLVDEKVHARSTGPYSLVTQQPVGGKALFGGQRFGEMEVWALEAYGAAYTLREMLTIKSDDVDGRLEAYKAITRGENVPVTGIPETFFVLTNELKSLALDVEIFDEVDEDE, from the coding sequence ATGTTAAACAGCTTACGCTCTGGAAATCGTCTTAGAGTTAATTATTCTGATATAGCTAGTGAGATTGATGTTCCAAATTTATTAAAATTACAAAAAACAAGTTTTAGTTATTTCTTAGATTTAAATGCAAAAACTGCTGGTAGCGGTCTTGAAAAAGTTTTTAAATCGATATTTCCAATTCACGATCCACAAAATAGACTCACATTAGAGTATGTTGGTAGTGAGCTTGGCAAACCAAAATATACAGTTAAAGAGTGCATTCAAAGAGGTCTTACATATTGTGTAAATCTCAAAATGAAAATTAGACTTATATTACATGAAAAAGATGAAAAAACCGGTGAGAAAATCGGTATAAAAGATATAAAAGAACAAGATATTTATATCCACGATATTCCTCTTATGACAGATAGAATATCATTTATAATAAATGGCGTTGAAAGGGTTGTTGTAAATCAACTTCATAGAAGCCCAGGCGTTATTTTTAAAGAAGAAGAAAGTCCAACTGTTGTAAATAAACTTATTTATACTGCACAAATTATACCAGATAGAGGCAGTTGGTTATATTTTGAATATGATGCAAAAGATGTATTGTATGTTAGGATAAATAAAAGAAGAAAAGTTCCAATTACTATACTTTTTAGGGCTTTAGGATACACAAAACATGATATTATAAAACTTTTTTATCCTATAAAAACAATTTATATTAAAAATAATAAATTTCTAACAGATTTTGATCCAAATGATTATTTAAATAGAGTTGAATACGATATAAAAGATGAAAAAGGTAATGTTGTTCATAGTGCTGGTAAGCGTCTTACAAAGAAAAAAGCTGAAAAAATGCTTGAAGATGGTTTAAAGATGGTAGAATATCCAGCTGATATTTTGATAGATAGATATCTTTCATCTCCTATTATTGATAGCCAGAGCGGAGAAGTTATATACGATATACTTTCTCAACTTGATGAAAATAAATTAGCCAAAATTCTTGAAACACAAACAAGTATTCAAATAGCAAACGATAGAGCAAGTGGAGTTGATAACTCTATAATTAATTCCTTTATTCAAGATGCTGAGACTCTTAAGTTATTAAAGCAAACAGAAGGTATTGAAGATGAAAATGACCTTTCTGCTATAAGAATCTATAAAGTTATGAGACCAGGAGAGCCTGTTGTAAAAGAAGCTGCAAAAGCTTTTATGCATGATCTTTTCTTTAATCCTGAAAGATATGACCTAACAAAAGTAGGTCGAATGAAAATGAATCATAAACTAGGATTGGATGCACCTGAATATATCACAGTTTTAACAAGCGAAGATATTATAAAAACTGCAAAATATCTTATAAAAGTTAAAAATGGTCAAGGATATATAGATGATAGAGATCACTTAGGAAATAGACGCATTCGATCTATTGGAGAGCTTTTGGCAAATGAGATTCATTTAGGTTTTGTTAAAATGCAAAAAGCTATAAGAGATAAATTTACAGCAATTAGTGGCAATATAGAAGAAATTATGCCTTATGATTTAATTAATCCAAAAACTATAAGCACAACATTGCTTGAGTTTTTTACAAGCGGGCAGCTTAGTCAGTTTATGGATCAAACAAACCCACTTAGCGAAGTTACGCACAAAAGAAGACTTTCTGCACTTGGTGAGGGTGGTTTAGTAAAAGAAAGAGCCGGATTTGAAGTTAGAGATGTTCATCCAACTCATTACGGCAGAATTTGCCCTATTGAAACTCCAGAAGGTCAAAATATCGGTCTTATAAATACGCTTTCTACTTATGCAAAAGTAAATGACCTTGGTTTTGTTGAAGCACCTTATAGAAAAGTTGTAGATGGAAAAGTCACTAATGATATAGTTTATCTTACTGCAACTCAAGAAGAAGGGCTTGTTATAGCTCCTGCATCAGCAAAACTTGATGATAAAGGAAATATTGTAGATGAAATTCTAGAAGTTAGAAAAGATGGAGAGACTATTCTTGCTAAAAGAGAAGAAGTAAGCTTAATAGATCTTTGTTCTGGCATGATTGCAGGCGTTGCAGCTTCTCTTATTCCATTCTTAGAACACGATGATGCTAACCGTGCACTTATGGGTTCAAACATGCAGCGTCAAGCTGTTCCACTACTAAAAACTACAGCTCCTCTTGTTGGAACTGGAATGGAAGCAATTATTGCAAGAGATTCTTGGGAGTCTATAAAAGCTAAGCGTTCTGGTATAGTAGAAAAAGTTGATAGTAAAAATATATTTATTTTAGGTGAAGATGAAGATGGTCCTTATATTGATCATTATTCTTTAGAAAAAAATTTAAGAACCAATCAAAATACAACTTTTGGAGAATATCCTATAGTAAAAAAAGGTGAGTTTGTTGAAGCAAATCAAATAATTGCTGATGGTCCTAGTATGGAAAAAGGTGAACTTGCTTTAGGAAAAAATGCACTTATAGCTTTTATGCCTTGGAACGGATATAACTATGAAGATGCCGTTGTTATGAGCGAAGGCATGATTAGAAAAGATGCATTTACAAGTGTTCATATTTATGAAAAAGAGATAGAAGCTAGGGAACTAAAAGATGGTGTTGAAGAGATAACAAAAGATATACCAAATGTAAAAGAAGAGGATTTAATTCATCTTGATGAAAGTGGTATTGTAAAAATAGGAACTCAAGTAACTCCTGGTATGATTTTAGTTGGAAAAGTTAGTCCAAAAGGAGAAGTTAAGCCAACTCCTGAAGAGAGATTATTAAGAGCTATATTTGGCGAAAAAGCTGGACATGTTGTTAATAAATCGCTTTATGCTGGTGCTTCTATGGAAGGCGTTGTAGTAGATGTTAAGATATTTACTAAAAAAGGTTATGAAAAAGATAATAGAACTTTAAAAGCATATGAAGATGAAAAATCTGTATTAGAAAAAGAACACCATGACAGGCTTTTGATGCTTGATAGAGAAGAGATGTTAAAAGTTACAAGTTTGCTTTCTAAAAAACCTTTAAATCAAGATCAAATTATTGGAGATGTTGAGTATAAAAAAGGTTCTTTTGTTCCTGTAGATGTTTTAGAATCTATGAATAGATTTACTCTTAATTCTTTTGTAAAAAGCTTTGCTAAAAATATACAAAAGCAGTATGATGATTTAAAAAATTATTTTCAAAATGAGAAAAGGAAATTTAAAGAAGATCATGATGAAAAGCTTGAAATTTTAGAAAAAGATGATATTTTGCCAAGCGGAGTTGTTAAGCTTGTAAAAGTTTATATCGCTACAAAAAGAAAGCTTAAAGTTGGTGATAAAATGGCAGGACGCCACGGAAATAAAGGTATTGTTTCAAATATAGTTCCTGAGGTCGATATGCCTTATCTCCCAAATGGTAGACCAGTTGATATAGTATTAAATCCGCTTGGTGTTCCAAGTCGTATGAATATAGGTCAAATTTTAGAATGCCATTTAGGCTTGGTTGGATGGAAACTTGGTGAGCAAATAGAGAAAATTTTAGAAGAAAAAACAGGCGAGTGGCTAAAAGACTTGAGAAAAAGAATGATTGAAATTGCATCTTTATCAAGATTAACAGATGCTAAAAAACTTCTAAAAGATATGAGTGATGAAGATCTTCTTAAATATGCAAGAGATTGGTCAAAAGGCGTTAAATTTGCAACTCATATATTTGATGGTGTAAATGTGGATGATTTTGTAAAACTTTTTGAAATGGCTGGTATTGATCCTGATGGTAAGACTATACTTTATGATGGAAGAACAGGTAGTAGGATAAACGAAAGAGTTCATGTTGGTTGTATGTATTATCTTAAACTTCACCATCTTGTTGATGAAAAAGTTCACGCAAGAAGCACTGGTCCATACTCTCTTGTTACTCAACAACCAGTTGGTGGCAAGGCACTGTTTGGTGGACAAAGATTTGGAGAAATGGAAGTTTGGGCATTAGAGGCTTATGGCGCTGCTTATACTCTAAGAGAAATGCTAACTATAAAATCTGATGATGTTGATGGAAGATTAGAGGCTTATAAGGCTATAACAAGAGGAGAAAATGTCCCAGTTACGGGTATACCTGAAACATTTTTTGTTTTGACAAATGAACTTAAGTCATTGGCACTTGATGTTGAAATTTTTGATGAGGTAGATGAAGATGAGTGA
- the rplA gene encoding 50S ribosomal protein L1 yields MAKVTKRFNELLKKVDSNKTYSLSEGIQTVKGLSSAKFDETVEIALKLNVDPRHADQMVRGSVVLPAGTGKKVRVAVIAKDAKADEATKAGADIVGSDELIEDIQKGIMNFDVLIATPNLMGLVGKVGRILGPKGLMPNPKTGTVTMDIASAVNNAKSGQVNFRVDKQGNIHAGVGKASFSVEQLNDNISTFIKAINKHKPSTAKGRYVKNASLSLTMSPSVVLDTQEVMDLK; encoded by the coding sequence ATGGCAAAAGTTACTAAAAGATTTAATGAATTATTAAAAAAAGTTGATTCTAATAAAACATATAGTTTAAGTGAAGGTATTCAAACTGTAAAAGGACTATCATCTGCTAAATTTGATGAGACAGTCGAGATTGCTTTAAAATTAAATGTAGATCCAAGACATGCTGATCAAATGGTTAGAGGATCAGTCGTTCTTCCTGCTGGAACTGGAAAAAAAGTTCGTGTGGCTGTTATAGCAAAAGATGCAAAAGCAGATGAGGCAACTAAAGCTGGTGCAGATATAGTAGGAAGTGATGAGTTGATTGAAGATATTCAAAAAGGTATTATGAATTTCGATGTTTTGATAGCAACACCAAATTTAATGGGATTAGTTGGTAAAGTTGGTAGAATACTTGGTCCAAAAGGGCTAATGCCAAATCCAAAAACAGGTACAGTTACAATGGATATAGCATCTGCTGTAAATAATGCAAAGAGTGGACAAGTAAATTTCCGTGTTGATAAACAGGGAAATATACATGCAGGTGTAGGTAAGGCTAGTTTTAGTGTGGAACAACTTAATGACAATATTTCAACTTTTATAAAAGCTATAAACAAGCATAAACCATCAACCGCTAAAGGTAGATATGTTAAAAATGCTTCTTTATCACTTACAATGAGTCCTTCTGTTGTTCTTGATACTCAAGAAGTTATGGATTTAAAATAA
- the nusG gene encoding transcription termination/antitermination protein NusG, with the protein MMGHKWYAIQTYAGSEMAVKRAIENLVKVRNIEEKLKDILVPTEDVLEFKNGKEKIQEKTLYPGYCFACLDLDTALWHAIQSLPKVGRFIGEAMKPTPLGDKDIATILEKTNKRAAPKPKISFDEGENVRIKEGPFANFIGIVEEYDMVHGKLKLNVSIFGRSTPVEILYSQVEKII; encoded by the coding sequence ATAATGGGACATAAATGGTATGCTATTCAAACTTATGCTGGCAGCGAGATGGCTGTTAAAAGAGCTATTGAGAATTTGGTAAAAGTTAGAAATATAGAAGAAAAATTAAAAGATATTTTAGTTCCAACTGAAGATGTTTTAGAATTTAAAAATGGTAAAGAAAAGATACAAGAAAAAACTCTTTACCCTGGTTATTGTTTTGCTTGTTTAGATCTTGATACTGCTTTGTGGCATGCAATACAATCACTTCCAAAAGTTGGAAGATTTATTGGTGAAGCTATGAAACCAACGCCACTAGGCGATAAAGATATTGCTACTATTTTAGAAAAAACCAATAAAAGAGCAGCACCTAAACCTAAAATATCATTTGATGAGGGTGAAAATGTTCGCATTAAAGAAGGACCATTTGCTAATTTTATAGGTATTGTAGAAGAGTATGATATGGTTCATGGCAAATTAAAACTTAATGTTTCTATATTTGGTAGAAGTACACCAGTTGAAATTTTATATTCACAAGTTGAGAAGATAATATAA
- the secE gene encoding preprotein translocase subunit SecE, translating to MEKLISYFNMSKAELGKVIFPTKEQMRNAFITVVIVVTVISLFLALVDLIMSFSISKLV from the coding sequence ATGGAAAAGTTAATAAGTTATTTTAATATGTCGAAAGCTGAGTTAGGAAAAGTTATATTTCCTACAAAAGAGCAAATGAGAAATGCATTTATCACTGTTGTTATAGTAGTTACTGTAATATCTCTATTTTTAGCTTTGGTTGATCTGATTATGTCTTTTAGTATTTCGAAACTAGTGTAA
- the rplL gene encoding 50S ribosomal protein L7/L12, protein MAVTKEDVLEFISGLSVLELSELVKEFEEKFGVSAAPVVMAGGAAAGGAAAGGEEKTEFDVILTDAGDKKINVIKVVRALTGLGLKEAKDATENTPSTIKEGISKADAEEAKKQLEEAGAKVELK, encoded by the coding sequence ATGGCAGTTACTAAAGAAGATGTTTTAGAGTTTATTTCAGGTCTTTCAGTTCTTGAGCTTTCAGAGCTTGTAAAAGAATTTGAAGAGAAATTTGGTGTTAGTGCAGCTCCAGTTGTTATGGCAGGTGGTGCAGCAGCAGGTGGTGCAGCAGCAGGTGGTGAAGAGAAAACAGAATTTGATGTTATATTGACAGACGCTGGTGATAAGAAAATTAATGTTATTAAAGTTGTTAGAGCTCTTACTGGTCTTGGACTTAAAGAGGCTAAAGATGCAACAGAAAATACTCCTTCAACAATTAAGGAAGGTATCAGCAAGGCTGATGCTGAAGAAGCTAAAAAACAGCTTGAAGAAGCTGGTGCTAAGGTTGAACTTAAATAA
- the rplJ gene encoding 50S ribosomal protein L10 gives MIRSEKAKLVSGLQEEFSSSEAIVVCDFKGLSVKQLEVLRASAKEKEVNVQVIKNTLAKVALKKAGIEALDFKDTNIFVWGKDQLAVTKVVAKFEETNNLFKIKTAYIENEVASVEKVVALSKMPSRDELIAMLLQVWNAPLQNFVIGLNALKEKKAQESA, from the coding sequence ATGATAAGAAGCGAAAAAGCAAAATTAGTTTCAGGATTACAAGAAGAATTTTCATCATCTGAAGCTATTGTTGTGTGTGACTTCAAAGGTTTGAGTGTTAAACAACTTGAGGTTTTGCGTGCAAGTGCTAAAGAAAAAGAAGTTAATGTTCAAGTTATAAAAAATACACTTGCAAAAGTTGCTCTTAAAAAAGCTGGCATAGAAGCTTTAGATTTTAAAGATACAAACATTTTTGTTTGGGGAAAAGATCAACTTGCAGTTACAAAAGTTGTTGCTAAATTTGAAGAAACAAATAATCTTTTCAAGATTAAAACAGCTTATATAGAAAATGAAGTTGCTAGCGTTGAGAAAGTTGTGGCTCTATCTAAAATGCCGAGTCGCGATGAGCTTATTGCTATGCTTTTACAAGTGTGGAATGCGCCTTTACAAAATTTTGTTATAGGACTAAATGCACTTAAAGAGAAAAAAGCACAAGAAAGTGCATAA